A section of the Agrobacterium tumefaciens genome encodes:
- a CDS encoding ABC transporter permease: MIDWFSDPAHWMGNDGVLALVLQHLIYSSIALFFACLIGLPIGLYVGHTGRGVFLIAGLANALRALPSLGLIVLLVILFGPVFSSDMAFIVPSIVVLVLLAVPPIMNGTYAGVAAVDPAAVDAARGMGKRPLDILFDVELPCALPLIFSGLRSATLQIISTATIAAYVSLGGLGRLIIDGRAQNDYYQMAAGAVLVGVLALAVDLTIGIISKLTISPGLARRH; this comes from the coding sequence ATGATTGACTGGTTCTCAGACCCCGCACACTGGATGGGCAATGACGGTGTTTTGGCGCTTGTGCTGCAGCATCTGATCTATAGTTCAATTGCGCTATTCTTCGCCTGCCTGATCGGCCTGCCGATCGGCCTTTATGTCGGACATACCGGACGGGGTGTGTTTCTCATTGCTGGCCTCGCCAATGCCCTTCGCGCGCTTCCAAGCCTTGGCCTCATCGTTCTGCTGGTGATCCTGTTCGGTCCCGTCTTTTCGTCGGACATGGCCTTCATCGTGCCCAGCATCGTCGTTCTGGTGCTTCTGGCGGTGCCGCCGATCATGAACGGCACATATGCCGGCGTGGCGGCGGTTGATCCGGCCGCCGTTGATGCAGCGCGCGGCATGGGTAAACGCCCACTCGACATTCTTTTCGACGTGGAACTGCCATGTGCGTTGCCACTGATCTTTTCGGGGCTGCGCAGTGCAACATTGCAGATCATCTCGACTGCAACCATTGCCGCTTACGTGTCGTTGGGCGGACTGGGCCGGTTGATTATCGATGGGCGGGCGCAAAACGATTATTACCAGATGGCGGCCGGCGCCGTGCTCGTTGGCGTTCTGGCGCTTGCCGTCGATCTTACCATAGGAATTATTTCGAAGCTCACGATCTCACCCGGCCTGGCGCGCCGCCACTAG
- a CDS encoding ABC transporter permease, translating to MRFDWLYRESGRIAELFAWHIWLSVIPVVIGLILALPLGWLAQRAGFFRSTMLGAAGLLYTIPSLALFVLLPLVLGTRILDPLNVVVALTIYALALLVRTVSDGLQSVSPDVVQAANAMGYRPLKRLLFVELPLAVPVIAAGLRVAVVSNVSIVSVAALVGTPQLGLLFTQGLQLRFLTPIIAGIILCIVLAVLLDAIVLFIARRLTPWQAGGAEK from the coding sequence CTTTCAGTCATCCCCGTCGTGATCGGCCTCATTCTGGCGTTGCCGCTCGGCTGGCTCGCGCAACGGGCAGGTTTTTTCCGCTCAACCATGCTTGGCGCCGCCGGGCTGCTTTACACCATTCCCTCGCTCGCGCTCTTCGTGCTTCTTCCCCTCGTGTTGGGCACACGCATCCTCGATCCACTCAACGTCGTCGTCGCACTGACGATATATGCGCTGGCACTTTTGGTGCGCACCGTCAGCGACGGACTTCAGTCGGTGTCTCCGGATGTCGTGCAGGCCGCAAACGCGATGGGTTACCGGCCGCTCAAACGTTTGCTCTTCGTCGAGCTGCCGCTGGCCGTTCCCGTCATTGCAGCTGGCTTGCGCGTGGCGGTGGTCTCGAATGTCAGCATCGTGTCGGTCGCAGCGCTCGTGGGCACGCCCCAGCTTGGCCTGCTGTTTACGCAGGGGCTGCAACTGCGGTTCCTGACGCCCATCATCGCAGGCATTATCCTGTGCATCGTTCTGGCGGTACTTCTGGATGCCATTGTGCTATTCATTGCGCGTCGTCTCACGCCATGGCAGGCAGGAGGTGCTGAAAAATGA